From Erwinia pyri, a single genomic window includes:
- the bfd gene encoding bacterioferritin-associated ferredoxin: MYVCLCNAVSDKTIREVVRRYQPKSIQHLRQLVPVGKQCGKCIRAAREIMDHELQHVPQYKEIA; the protein is encoded by the coding sequence ATGTACGTCTGCTTGTGTAATGCCGTCAGTGATAAAACAATTCGTGAAGTGGTTCGCCGTTACCAGCCCAAATCGATACAGCATCTTCGTCAACTGGTCCCGGTTGGCAAGCAGTGCGGCAAATGCATCCGCGCCGCGCGTGAAATAATGGACCATGAGCTACAGCACGTCCCGCAATACAAAGAGATTGCCTGA